The DNA window GGCCACGCACGTCACCGCCTCGCCCTGCCACATGCCGATCGTGCCGGCGGGCGGGCTGCAGACGGATGGCGGCGGGGCGGCGCTCACGACGGCCGCGGACAGAACAGCCGCGAGGGCCGCAAAGGTCTTGCGCAGGAAGGCGCTCATGGTGATGGTCCTTTCAGGGTTGCGGCCGTCGCGGGCGGCCGGGTGGCGATCAAGGCTTGACCCGCTCCAGGCCGACCGGCGTGCGAGCCGTCGCACTCAGCACCTGCTCGGCGAACCGCGCTTTCTCGCGCATCGCCATCAGCTCGCGCGCGTCCTCAGTCCGCAGCTCGGCGGTGACGCCGATGGGTCCGTACAGGCTGGTGACGAATGCGCGGTCGCCGCTCAGGCTGAGCGTCAGCAGGTTGTCGAATTGGCCTGGGCTGGTACCGCAGGCGGTGAGCGCCGCGCAGGCGGCCAGGGCAAAAATGGTCTTCATGGCGCGATCCATTCAGCGGTGGAGGGATAGGTGACCGGCGCCGGCGCAACGAGCACCGGCCGTGCGTGGATGGGGTTGACGAACCTCTCGCCGAACGCCCGGACAGCGCCGTGCGCGATGCCGGCCATGAGCGGGTGCATGCCGTCCTCGACGAACACCACGCGCAGGAGGTCATCGGCCGCCCCCCGCCAGGTCGTCGACAGCCCGCACTCGCGCATCAGCTGGTAGAGCGCGTCATGCACCAGCGAGCCGCGCACGATGTCCGGGCCCTGCGCGATCGGACCGGATGCGCCGTCCCACGCGTAACCGGCGGCGATCGTCAGCGTGCCGTCGGCGGCCAAGCCGACGAAGTGGTTGCCAGGGCAAGCCTCGACCACGGGCGTGGCGCACTGGAAGGGCTCGGCGAGCTGGAAGCGGTAGCCGGCGCGGTAGCGCACCAGTGGCTTCATGAGGCCTCCAGCGCATTGAGCGCCACACGGCGGATCCAGCCTCGGCCATAGGTTGGCCAGGCCGGGTCATCGGTGAAGTGCAGGTTTCGATGCGCGTCGAAGCGGCGCAGCACCTTGTCGATCGGCATGCTCTGGATCGACATCAGCGTCTTCGGGCCGATGCTTCCGTCCTCGATCGCGCCCACCGCGCGCTGCAGCATCCGCGCCGCCTTGCCGGGCCCGCTGTTGACGGCGAAATCGAACAGCGGAAACTTCAACGCCTCGGGCACCAGGTCGCAGCCGGCGGGCCCCCAGTAACGCCGCATGTAGATGGCGCGCGCCTGGTCAAGCGTGACAGACTTGATGTCGAGGTCTGGAAACGCGGCGGCGCTGATGCCGTACTTCGTGCCCTTCAGCGTGCCAACGCCGATGCGGCCGCCGGTCCAGTTGCCGCGATCGGTCGAGTCGTCGTCGAACTCGCCTTCATTTCCGATCAGCCGCGCGAACGAGTCGAGGAAGTTCATGGTGCGGGCTCCGCGTCGTCGAGTGGATATGGCGGGACGTCGTCGAAGTCCGGGTCTGGCCCGGCCGGCGGCGGCACGATCGGTGGCAGCGGCGGATGGAACGGCGGCGGGTCGAAGAAGTTGGCCAGCGAGCGGTAGATGTCGCGCTGCCTGGTTAGTGCCGCAATCTGCACCTCGACCGCATCGGCCAGCTGGCGGTATTTGGCGGCGACGCTGTTCATGACTGCCGCTCGCTTCGGTCGCTATCAAGCTCCACGAAGTCGCTGGCTCGACGCTCAGGTCCATGCGGGCGGCCTGGCCGGCCGCGGCGCAACCAGCCGACGATCACAACGACCATGCCGGCGTTGATCAGCAGCTGCGCACGCGCCAGCGCCACCGCGTCGAAGTAATCGATGCCGTCGTGCACGATCCAGGCGTGGCTCGCGAAGCCGAGCGCGAGGCCGATGAGCCCGAGCTTGATCACGATGCCGTCGTGCACTCGCGGCGACAGGCAGGCCCACGTCGCGGCCATGGCCAGCACACAGCAGACGGCGGTGTTGATGAGCGTGACAACCGAGTCCATTGCGTCAACCCTTCTTGCTCCACCAGACCGCGACAAGCTGGCGCAGGCCGCCGTCGCGAACGAACTTCATGACCTCGGCTGCGACGTTGAGACCGAACATGCCGACGCAGAAGGCTGCGCACGCCCGGATGCCAGCAGGCTCGATGTGCAGCCACTCCATCAGCGCGGGCGAGATGTAGCCGGCGCAGAGGCAGCCGGCGAGGACGTTGAAAGCCCGCTCCCACCAGGTGAGGCCTGGCGCGAACCGCAGGCCCACCAGCGCGCCGAAGGCGCCGGCCACCCAGGGGCTGCGCAGGATGCGGTCGGGGTCGATGTCCATCAGCGCGTCTCCCTGGCTGCTGTCACAGTGCGGCCGCCTGCACGAACATCGCATCGCGCTCTTCGTCGCTGATGCCCGCGGCCTGCTGCAGGTAGGTGGTGAGCGGGCTGATCCGCCGCACCGTCGGTCGAAACTCAAACTGCGCCGCGGTCATGGCGCGCTGAACCGGGTCCTCGATCGCGGCGATGGCATCGAGCACCGCCTGCAGCTTGCCGGCCGCAATCAGCACGCACCGCGCGCGCCACATCTCGACCTCGTCCGGCACGACCGGCGGCGGCTGAGCAGTCCACGGCTCCAGCACCCACGCGGTGCGCTGCCAGCGTGGCCACGGCTCGCCGTCGACGCGCTCCTCGGCGTGCGCCGGCGGCGCGATCGGCGTCGAGCGCGGCGTGTCGTCTTCGACCTCGCCGTCGAACCAGCGCTGCGCGTCGTAAGCGAAAGCCGTCACAGCAGCTGCTCCGCGGTGAATGCCTTGGTCCAGTAGCCCTTGGCCATGGCGCGCAGCTTCTCCATGTCGGCCACCGTGGCAAGGAACGTGTGCCGCGGCAGGTTGCGCGCGTCGTCAGGGTCGAGCGACACGAGAACTTCGCCGGTCGCCCCCTGCGTGCGCATCAGCTCGTAGATGGTGTCCCAGGCCTCGGCATCGGCGAGGTAGTGGAAGGTGAAGTCGAGACACTTCGGCGCCGGCAGCTCGTCGAAGTAGCGCGCGCCGCTGGCCGTCGTGACGGTCGTCGATCGCGGCTTGAAGTAGATGCCGAGTCCGCACGCGACGTCATGCTCACTTTGGAAGGCATTCCACGCCAGCACTGGGCGGCCGAACTCGACCCACCCGTCCGGGTTCGTGGTGTCGTCGACGTCGAGGCGCCAGTAGCGGTAGGACTGCGGCGTGGCGGGGCGATGCAGCGCAGGGGTCTGCTCGCCACGCCGCATGCGCTCGGTGGTCGCGGCGACATAGGCGGCTGGCCAGGCGTCGTAGGTGCCGCTGTCGTACTGCGCGACGATCTCGCGCTCGGCGCCGCTCAATGACACCAGGTCGGCGGTCGTGGGGGCGTAGCTGTAGATGCGCAGGCCGGTGAGATGGAAAGCCGGGCCGCCTCGCACGTAGGTGTTGGCGGTGCCGGCCAGCGTGGTAACGGCAGCGTCAACCACCGCGGCCGCACCTTCATAGCTAGCGCGGAGTGTGGTGCCGTCCCAGCCGATTGCCGCTGCGAAGGTCGCGCCGTTGGCGTAGGCTGCACTGTTGACGCCGGTTGCGCTATTGATACCGGCATTGTGGTTGAACCCCCGCATCACGCCGCCAGTCGTCATGTCCAGGCCTATGCCCGTATCGCCAGTGTTCGTGGTGGCTACGAAGGCAAACGGCTGAGTGGAGCTGGCCGGGCGCGCGATGAGCTTGCCCTCGAGGAGCAAGCCGCCCGCGGCGAACGAGGCGACGGCGCCGGTCAGGATGTCCGGCTGCCGGGTTGCTGCCGCCCCGGTCGTCTCGATGTTGGACGTGGCCGCCGCGCCTATCTCGACCTGCGCAAAGTCGGCAATGACGTTGATGCCGGTACCGCGAAAGCCGCAGTTTGCACCGGCCACACCGGTGGCCTGGAACCGCTGCCACGTCGTCGTGACGGTCACCGTCGTCCAGTTGGTGTTGTCCGGCGAGATGCCAAGCGCCGCCGTGCCGGCCGACGTCTTCGCCCAGATGGAGACGGTGACCGTTTGGCCGGTCAGGCCGCCGATGCCGGCCAGCAACGTGCCTGGTGACCCAGTGAAAGCAAGAGAGCAGGCGCCGTTCGCCGACCCGTCCAAGCCGGTTTGGTTCTTCGTTGATGTGCAGTTGGAGCGTGTCCAATTGATGGTGCCGAAGTCCCGGGCATTGCTGAAGCTGTTCGTGGTAGTCGGTTCGAGCAACAGGCCTTGCAGTACGCCGTTTGAATATTCGAACCGCGGGATGTTGTTGGCCGCCGAGACCAGCACGCCAGAAGCACCCATGTACCAGCCGACCGAGCCGCGCGAGAACGTGAACCCCCCTGGCAGCGCGGCCGATCGATTGAACTCGGCCCACGTCAGGCCGCGCGGATCCGCGGAGAAGCCTCGCAGCCGCAGGGTCGCACCGGTGGTGAAGTTGCCGCCGATCACCGCAAGCGCGGCGACTGTGATGGCCGAGGGCGCCGCGATGTAGCACCAGGTGTCGCGCGTGCTCGCGCTACTGCTGCGGGCTTTTTGGTCGATCTGGCGCGTCTGGAGGTAGGACAGCGGCAGGCCTGTCGTCCAGCTGCCGCCGCTGAGCGTGCACTCGTCGATGGTGTTGTCGTAGGCAAGAAGCAGCTTTCCCATCACTGGCCCCAGAGCAGAAGGTCCGCCGTGCCGGCGGCCAAGTTCTTCGTGTAGGCGAACACGCGGCGCAGCGTGCCGGCCTCGCGGCTGAATCCGTAGCGGTCCCAGCGCAGTTCGACCACGCTGCCGATGTCGACGTCCAGGAGGGTGGCGTCATCGAGTTGCACGCCGCGGGCCCAGTGCATGCGGTGCGGCACGCCCAACAGCGCGGCGCGGCGCGCAGCCTCGGCAGCAGCGTCGGCCTCGTGGGCGAAGAGGGTGTCCAGTTCCAGCGTGGCCGTGCGCGCGTAAGGGTTCGGCGAAGGTGTCGAGCCATCCTCGGCGACGCGCCACTCCTCCCCGAGATCCGCGCGATCGGCGGCCGAGACGGTCACGTCGACCTCTGGCCCGGCCAGCGGGCGGTAGTAGCGCGCGTACCGAATCAGCACCTTCGTCGTAGGCGCTTCGTCGCTGCTGGGGTCGCTCTCCAGCACCGATTCGTTCCATGGTGCGATCACTACCACCGGGTCGCCGGCCGGTTCCTCAATGCGCTTCATGCCGAGCACGCCGAGACGGTCGAAGCCGTAGGCCGCACCGACAGTGCGTGCCACCGCATCCATGATGTCCAGCGTAGAGCGCAGGTCGTTGACCCAGATGCCGAGTACGGCGCCGTTGGCGGTATCGAGCGCCGTGACCTGGCTGGCGCTGACGTCCGACGCGTCGATCCCGCGCTCCATGGCCAGGCGCTTCAGCAGCGTGCCGGCCTTGCTGTTGGCCGTGCTGTCTGCAGTGGCGTCGCACGTGAAAGCCGTGGGCAGCGAGCCCCCAACACGCAGCATGCCGCCGGCCGGCCAGGCCCGGTACTGGCCGGAGCTGGGTGCATTGGTCTCCATGTCGGCCTGCGACGTGTAGTCAGCGCCTTGGGTGTACGGAGCGCCCTTGTCGTACGCTGCATCCACGGTGAGGATGGCCGCGCCACTCACCTGGTAGATGCCGCGAGTCGTATTCACGCACGGTGCGGGGATGTGGAAGGCCTTGCCCCACAGGCGGGGGATCGGCTTCCCGGTCAACTCCGGGCCGCCGTCGACCCCCGCAGGAAGCGCGTTCGTGCCGCCGTAGGTCGCGGACAAGTGCGGTGTGCGCAGCTCGTACAGACGGTCGGTGCCATTGATGACGACACGGTCCGTCTTCGGCTCCACGATGCTCGTGACGGCTCGGATGACCGTCTCCGCGGTCGACAGCGCGGCGTCCGGCTCGACCATCAAAAGCCGCATCGGGCGGCTTTGGAAATTGATGGTTGCCGGGTCGCTGAACACGCTGTCTAGGTCCCCGAAGTTGGCCAACTCCACGATCGCCGCGCCGACATCGGCCTGCGGATTGGCACTAACCAACGACGCACCATCGCGGAACATGGACCGGCTGATGACGCCAGCGCTGATGATGCGGTCGAGGTACAGCGCATTGGGCGGTGTGTCCGTGCTCTTCGAGCGATAGCCCTGCCGTCCCTTCATGCTGTAGCGCTTGGTCTCATAGGCTGCGGCGTCGGTGTAGCCGTCGATTTCAAGCAGCAGGTGCGGGTTAGAGAGAAGCGACATACCGCCCCCTCCGTGCTGCGTCGTATGCCAGCTGCTGAGCCGTCATCCGGTTGCTCGTGTCCAGCGCGTCGCTGAGTGCAACACCGGACGCGGCCGTGACCTCGGCCGCGGTCTTCGTGTTGCCCTTGATGGCGGCCAGCTCGGCCTGCAGGCGTTTCAGCTCGGCCAGAACCTCGTCGAACACCGGCGCGTAGTTCGGTGCGCCGCTGAGCTG is part of the Candidatus Limnocylindrales bacterium genome and encodes:
- a CDS encoding glycosyl hydrolase 108 family protein, with product MNFLDSFARLIGNEGEFDDDSTDRGNWTGGRIGVGTLKGTKYGISAAAFPDLDIKSVTLDQARAIYMRRYWGPAGCDLVPEALKFPLFDFAVNSGPGKAARMLQRAVGAIEDGSIGPKTLMSIQSMPIDKVLRRFDAHRNLHFTDDPAWPTYGRGWIRRVALNALEAS